The sequence GTTCGAGTAGCGGGCGAATGCGCCGCCGAACAGCGTCAGCGGGCCGCGCTGCATCGCGAGCCGGCCGCCACCACCCACCTCGCCGCGCGTACCGGCATTCGCGAACACACTGCCGCTCAGGCCAAGGTCGACGTCCTCCTTCAGCACGATGTTCACGATGCCGCCCGCGCCTTCTGCGTCGTAGCGCGCCGAGGGGCTCGGTATCACTTCCACCCGCTCGATGCGGTCCGCCGGGAACTGCTGCAGAAAGACCGACAGGGCTTCACCCTGCATCGGCGCCGGACGACCATTCAGGTAGATCTCCGGCGAGCTGCCACGAAGCTGGACCGCACCGTCGATGTCGACCTCGAGCTCCGGAATGCTGCGCAGCACTTCCGTCGCGACGCCGCCGGAAGCGACCGGCATGTCCTGCGTGCTGTAGATCGTGCGATCGGGCGCGAATGTCGCCGGTGCACGCTCGGTCGCGACGGTCACACCCTCCAGCGCGATCGCCGACACCGGCAGCTCGAGCACGCCGACGTCCACCGTGTCGCCTGCTGCGAGGGTGATGCGCTGGCTCGCGGGCGAGTAGCCCACGAACAGCGCCTGCACCAGGTAGGTGCCGGCCGGTGCGCCCGCCACTCGGAACATGCCGTTCGGCAGCGTGCGCGCGGTCGCCACCACCTGTGTCGTATCCGCCGCGCTCCTGATGACGACGTCCGCAATGGGCAGCGGCCGCTGCGTGTCCGCCGCCCGCACGGTGCCGCGGATCAGCGTCGCATCCTGGGCGCGCACAGGAGAGGCTGCCAGCAGAAAGAGACCTGCAAGGAGAAGAAAGCGCATTGTTCGTGGGTTTGGCTGCATCTGGACTGCTTCGCAGTGAGGCGCCGTAGCTCCACAGTGGCGCCCGGTCGTCCACGTATAGACGCGCCGACGCGGCAAAGTGTTGTGGTAGCGACATCAGCAGCAGCGCAGGATCAGGCACGGCGCGTGCACGCGACTGGCTCTGCAGGAGTATGAAACTTCGCCAACCGCGCAGCGATATGCCCGACCTGAACAGCGATCTGCATGGCAATGCGCCCGACAAGTCCGCGGTCGCACTGATGATCATCGACATGATCAACGATCTCGAGTTCGACGGCGGCGAGCGGCTGGAGCAGCGGGCCATCGAAGCGGCGCGGCGCACCGCCGCGCTCAGGACACGCTGTCAGGAGGCCGGCGTGCCGGTGATCTACGCGAACGACAACTTCGGGCGCTGGCGCTCCGACTTCCGGCAGGTCGTGGACCGGGTCCTGCACGACGGCGTACGCGGCCAGCCACTCGCCGAGCTGCTGGAGCCGGCCGGCAATGATTATTTCGTGCTCAAGCCGAAGCACTCCGCCTTCTTCGAGACCACACTCGAGACGCTGCTGCGCTATCTCGGCGTGCGCCGCCTCATCCTCACCGGCATCACCGGCGACATCTGCGTGAAGCTGACCGCGAACGATGCCTACATGCGGGACTACGAGATCCTGATCCCCGTGGACTGTACCGCCTCGATCGACCCCGACGAGAACGAGCACGCGCTCGCGTACTGTGAGCGCGTGCTCAAGGCGCGCCTGGTCCGCTCGGACGAGCTCGACCCGGCCGCGTTGAAGGAGGAGCCTGCAGCGGAGGCGCAGGAACGATAGGCCTGCGCTGCTCTGCCGCTGCGGAGATGCGTGTGTGCGAACGCGCGCTCAGCCGCCGCCTCGTGCGACCCGGCGCGGAGCCGTGGAGTCCATCCGCAGCTCCTGCTCCACCTGTTCCTCGAGTCGGCGGTCGCGCTCGTAGATGTCCGGGTAGAATCGCATCGACCCGTCACGGCCCGCCCAGGCGGTGAAGTACAGGATGTAGACGGGCAGCACTTCCGTCACGTTGATCCACTGCTCGGAGTCCCGCGCCAGCAACGCGTCCAGCTGCGTCGAGGGCGTTGCGGTAACGTCGTCGAGCAGCATGCGGGCGAGGTCGAGCGGCTTCTCCAGTCGAATACACCCGTGGCTGAACGCACGGCTGTGGGCGGAGAAGTACTGGTCCGCCGGCGTGTCGTGCAGGTAGATGTTGTTGTCGTTCGGGAACAGGAACTTGACCGCACCGAGCGCGTTCCTGGAGCCGGGCCTCTGCCGGAAGCTGTACGCCTCCAGGTTGCCATAGTTCAGCGAGCTCGCCGGCACGACGCTGTTGCCCGACAGCGCTTCCATGTTGTTGCGTTCCAGGTATCCGGGATCGCGCTGGATCGCGGGAATGATTTCCTCGTTCTTGATCGATGCCGGCACATTCCAGTACGGATTCACGACGAGGTGCTCCATCGTGTCCGCAAAGATCGGCGTCTCCCAGCCTTCCTGGCCGACGACCACGTTCATCGCCAGCGCAACACTGTCGTTCTTGATGTACTCGAGCTCGAATCCCGCCACGTTCACGAGGATGTAGCTGTCCCCGAGGTCCTGCGGCAGCCAGCGCCACTGATCGAGGTTGAGCACGATCTGCTGTACACGCTCCTCCGCAGACACGTTGAGCTGCTCCAGCGTGGATGCGCCCACGCGCCCGTCCGGCTGCAGGGCATGCCGCACCTGGAAGTTCTCGACGGCCGCCGCCAGGCTGTCGTCATAGACGTTCGGCGCAGCGGCGCCATGCTGCGCAAGCCGCGCCTCGTCGGGATGACCCTCCCTGATCAGCCGGTTGCGCAGCCCGACCACGCCTGCTGCGCTCGCCCCGATCTCCGTCGGGATGTCGTCGCTCACCTCCTGCCAGCCACCCTCGCGCACGATGCGCTGGTACCGGGCGAGCTGGTCCATCAGCAGGTGGTACTCCGGCGCTTCCGGGCGCAGCGACTCGATGATCGCGGCCGGGTCCTCGTCTCCGGCGAGCCGCACCAGCAGCGCATACGTATCCACCGAGTCCTTGGGGATCTCCCAGTCGAGCCCCGATGCAGACGGCTCGAGCACACCGCCGACGAGGTGGTTCGCATACCGGCCGAACACCTCCGACAGCACGAGATCCACTCCCGCCATGTGGCCGGGCTCCTGCGCCTCCTCGAGCGAGTCCTCCTCCACCTGCTGCACCATGCTGAGCGCCACCGGGAAGCGGTAGCGTGCCGGATCCAGCCCGTCCTGGCCCGCGTTCTCCATGACCTTCAGGAGCTGCCACCCCCGATCCAGGATCTCGTCGTAGTCCGTCCACGCCTGCAGGTACCCGCGCTCCCGGTAGAACCGGATCACCGGCTCACTCAGGATGAGCGTGTCCCCATCCGGCAGCCGGATCGTCACAGGCCCGTCCGCGTTCGCGACGATCGCCTCGATCTCCGGGCTCGGCTCCCCGCTCGGATCCCCGCACGCCGCCGTGGCCAGCAGCAGCAGCGCCGCCGACACCGCCCGCACTGCCTTGATCATCGGATTCTTCATGTCTCTCACTCGCGACCGCCCGGCGCAGCGCGTCCGTGACGGAAAAATGTCCTTTTCCGAGGGCGATGAGTGCACAGGGCGTGCCGGACGTGACATGTGGGTTGCATGGCCATCGTTCTGCTTGCGTCGGGCAAGCAGAGCTGCCACGCCGGTGCCGGGGTTACGCCTTCCGGCCGCGTCCGTCAGGCAAGTCGCTTATTACGATGTGGTCTGACGCCGGGCGCGCCGCTTCGCCGTCCACCCCCGCACGAGCCGGTACACACCCGCCGCGAACTGCAGGAATGCAAGCAGGGCGAGCCAGCGTCGATGCACCCACTCCAGTCGCGTCAGGCTCATCGGTGCGCTGAAGACGAACCACATGCCCAGCAGGGCG is a genomic window of Longimicrobiales bacterium containing:
- a CDS encoding isochorismatase family cysteine hydrolase, with translation MKLRQPRSDMPDLNSDLHGNAPDKSAVALMIIDMINDLEFDGGERLEQRAIEAARRTAALRTRCQEAGVPVIYANDNFGRWRSDFRQVVDRVLHDGVRGQPLAELLEPAGNDYFVLKPKHSAFFETTLETLLRYLGVRRLILTGITGDICVKLTANDAYMRDYEILIPVDCTASIDPDENEHALAYCERVLKARLVRSDELDPAALKEEPAAEAQER
- a CDS encoding L,D-transpeptidase family protein; protein product: MKNPMIKAVRAVSAALLLLATAACGDPSGEPSPEIEAIVANADGPVTIRLPDGDTLILSEPVIRFYRERGYLQAWTDYDEILDRGWQLLKVMENAGQDGLDPARYRFPVALSMVQQVEEDSLEEAQEPGHMAGVDLVLSEVFGRYANHLVGGVLEPSASGLDWEIPKDSVDTYALLVRLAGDEDPAAIIESLRPEAPEYHLLMDQLARYQRIVREGGWQEVSDDIPTEIGASAAGVVGLRNRLIREGHPDEARLAQHGAAAPNVYDDSLAAAVENFQVRHALQPDGRVGASTLEQLNVSAEERVQQIVLNLDQWRWLPQDLGDSYILVNVAGFELEYIKNDSVALAMNVVVGQEGWETPIFADTMEHLVVNPYWNVPASIKNEEIIPAIQRDPGYLERNNMEALSGNSVVPASSLNYGNLEAYSFRQRPGSRNALGAVKFLFPNDNNIYLHDTPADQYFSAHSRAFSHGCIRLEKPLDLARMLLDDVTATPSTQLDALLARDSEQWINVTEVLPVYILYFTAWAGRDGSMRFYPDIYERDRRLEEQVEQELRMDSTAPRRVARGGG